The following nucleotide sequence is from Clupea harengus chromosome 17, Ch_v2.0.2, whole genome shotgun sequence.
CTGACGAATATTTTGTGTTAAGCTTGTTCACTCAGCTCTATGTTACTTATTATGTACTACTTCCGTCTTACATTACTGTTCATATAACTGCTAATTTTACCTTCTCCAGTCCAGTGGCGTTGTCCTCCATTTCATTTGGGAGCAAAACGAGCATGCTCATGTCTTTGCCCACATAGGGGAGTTCCAGAATCTGGCAGTTGGCATCGGGGACGTAGGTAAAGGGGaacggcagtggtacaggaggtagagaagtcgtttagtaatcagaaggttgctagttcgattccctgtcgaagcgtccttgagcaagacactgaacccctaattgctcctgatgtgcagtgtgccatcagtgtaaatgtacaatgtgtatacatccttgtaagtcgctttggataaaagcgtcgactaaatgtaaatgtaacgtAGCCGTCTGATGCATCATTTGCACAGGCTTACTTTCATTCTGCAAACAGAAATACAGATttaatgcatatgcacacaaatgtaCTCTTCGTCCTCCACTTGGTCCTCTGATGTGTCCATTGAACCTCACAGGGGGTGAATGGTAGCAATGCAAGTGATCAAAATTCAACACGGGTATAAGAAATTCAATAGCTGCATGAATTAGTATATTATTGCAAACGGGTTGTTTGCTTTTACCTTATTGAGCTTAAATTTAACTTCACTGGTGCGAGCACGGTTGAACTGCTTCTCCCAGTTGCCTTTGAAGTAGATGGCGTTTACCAACACAAGTCTTGTTTCATCATCCACAACCCCTTCAGCCAACAGGTCCTTGATTTTCTCTACAATAAAAATTGATCAATCAATCAGAGAATCGTGAAAAACACGATGTAATGATTCAATTGTGTCTACGTATATAGAGTGGCTACTGAGAAATAACAACAGATCTAGCTTACGGAATGAATAACAGATCTTTGAAACTGCTGTTAAATTGTTATTAActgttttataacatttatgctGTTTGGGTTTCAGCACGGATTGATGATTACCTTGTGTCTTTTCCTCCACCCATTTGTTGATGTTCAGTCGTGCCGCCTGTGCATTTGTGCGGAAGTCAACAGCCTCCAACTCGGCAAGATAGTGTGTCTTGGTGTCAGCAAGGAatttctgaaatgtgtgtgtgtgtgtgtgtgtgggggggggggggggggggggggacacttaGGAATGATCAAATTCAAGGCAGACCCATGAGGGACTAACATCGCATTGATATCTGATATCTTCTGTTTCCTACATAAACCAGTAGTGTCCAATGTTCCGTGTAACACTGAATGAAAGTCAGGTATTTACTATGGCCTCCCTGCAAACAAACCGGTCTTACCTCAACAAACTGGTCTTACCTCAACAAACTTGTAGGTCTTTTCTCCATACAGGCGATTGGCCAGACTCAGTGCATATGGGGCTCCTTCTTTGTTGAGTTCAGCGAAGAGCTTGTTGAAGCCAACATGGAAATCACCATctgcagacctgccaacattggaaaatgtgtttgagtaccactcctgaggggggggggggggggggggcggcggttTTGTGCGGCACGGCGGGGGAGAGAACTGTTGTAAATGTAGTATACCCCCACGATTTTTCTGTTGTCCTGTCCAAGATTTTGTGGCCTTCATTTTATTAGTTAtaattagggttgggtaccgagaaccgg
It contains:
- the LOC116224357 gene encoding leukocyte elastase inhibitor-like; protein product: RLWKLQLDICISPLFFKSTQLISSSTRIFCPSLLHLLPPFCPWACGFNLIHQRSADGDFHVGFNKLFAELNKEGAPYALSLANRLYGEKTYKFVEKFLADTKTHYLAELEAVDFRTNAQAARLNINKWVEEKTQEKIKDLLAEGVVDDETRLVLVNAIYFKGNWEKQFNRARTSEVKFKLNKNESKPVQMMHQTAPFPFTYVPDANCQILELPYVGKDMSMLVLLPNEMEDNATGLEKLEQMLTYDKLVEWTRPDMMHTVWVEVGLPRFKLEETYDLEEILVSMGMVDAFSPQCDFSGMSCDNLVLSKVVHKSFVEVNEEGTEAAAATAAVMVNYCELPFLFLIRHNPTQSILFYGRYSSP